A genomic region of uncultured Paludibaculum sp. contains the following coding sequences:
- a CDS encoding glycoside hydrolase family 2 TIM barrel-domain containing protein, whose translation MRWLMVSSLAVALVSGQGAPPRLEVAADANWKFALRDPSGAEARSFDDSSWRKVDLPHDWSIEGRPAKDNPTGSAGGFYPAGTGWYRKSFSAPAAWKGKRVGVEFDGVYRDATVYLNGHKLGLQPYGYTSFRFDLTPDLDFAGPNVLAVRVDNSQQPNSRWYSGSGIYRHVRVVVTHAVHVAEWGVFVTTKQATAENATISLRTRVANEGSARAGITVETRIVDRAGKQAGAAKSVIDVPPSGASEAAVEVVVPKPVLWSVEAPALYRAVSRVLQDGKVVDEVETPFGIRTLTWAADKGLLLNGKPIKLAGGSVHHDNGPLGAMAFDRAEERRVQLLKAAGFNAVRTSHNPPSPAFLDACDRLGLLVFDEAFDTWKANKAKFDYGRNFDEWWQRDLSAMVLRDRNHPSIIFWSIGNEIPEVLVERGPAIAKQLAAQVRSLDSSRPVSQAFPTSTSGQFPDAVIANLDVTGYNYNLAAHHEEDHKRLPGRLMMTTESFPGAVFTEWSLVKDHPYILGEFVWTAMDYLGESGIGSWSYGSPQLAAMASKAMAGMQSMVDKMFLAMANGVDMSALMTQGAAQGGESPLSSLFPGFPWHSAQCGDIDLIGYRKPQSYYRDILWNGGDRVYATVRLPEPEGKKTVVAGWAVFPTLPSWTWPGQEGKTLQVEVYSGVERVRLYLNDKLIGEKPTGREQEFKAMFDVPYAAGTLKAVGVRGDRAVAESVLKTTGRPTRLKLTADRPAVQADGQDLAFVTVEAVDAEGRLVMSADAEAHFAIEGPGIIAAAGNADGRDSESYQSAQRRLFQGRALVVVRTSKQGGSIRLTATAPGLSEANVTIQAKGVRTRVELQ comes from the coding sequence ATGCGGTGGCTGATGGTGTCCTCTTTGGCTGTTGCTCTGGTTTCGGGACAGGGGGCGCCGCCTCGGTTGGAGGTGGCTGCGGATGCCAATTGGAAGTTTGCTCTGAGGGATCCCAGCGGCGCCGAGGCACGGTCGTTCGACGACTCGAGCTGGCGCAAAGTGGATTTGCCCCATGACTGGAGCATCGAAGGACGACCGGCCAAGGACAACCCGACGGGCTCGGCTGGCGGGTTTTATCCGGCGGGGACGGGCTGGTATCGCAAGAGCTTCAGCGCCCCCGCGGCGTGGAAAGGGAAACGCGTCGGTGTTGAGTTCGATGGCGTGTACCGGGACGCGACCGTCTACCTGAACGGGCACAAACTCGGCCTTCAACCGTACGGCTACACGAGCTTCCGTTTTGATCTCACACCGGACCTCGATTTTGCGGGACCCAATGTTCTCGCGGTCCGGGTGGACAATTCCCAACAGCCGAACAGCCGGTGGTACAGCGGATCCGGGATCTACCGGCATGTGCGCGTGGTGGTGACGCATGCCGTGCATGTGGCCGAATGGGGCGTATTCGTTACGACCAAGCAGGCGACGGCGGAGAACGCGACGATCTCTTTGCGAACACGGGTGGCGAATGAAGGCTCTGCGCGGGCGGGCATCACTGTTGAGACGCGGATCGTCGACCGGGCCGGAAAACAGGCGGGGGCTGCGAAGTCAGTGATCGACGTGCCGCCGAGCGGTGCGTCCGAGGCCGCGGTGGAAGTAGTGGTCCCGAAGCCGGTGCTGTGGTCGGTGGAGGCGCCGGCGCTGTACCGCGCCGTGAGCCGTGTGCTGCAGGACGGAAAGGTTGTGGACGAAGTCGAAACGCCTTTCGGCATTCGAACGCTCACCTGGGCCGCTGACAAGGGCCTGTTGCTCAACGGTAAGCCGATCAAGCTCGCGGGCGGGAGCGTTCACCACGACAACGGGCCGCTGGGGGCCATGGCCTTCGACCGCGCAGAGGAGCGCCGGGTACAACTGCTGAAAGCCGCGGGGTTCAATGCGGTGAGAACTTCGCACAATCCCCCATCGCCGGCTTTTCTGGATGCTTGCGACCGGCTCGGGCTGCTGGTGTTTGACGAGGCCTTTGACACCTGGAAGGCCAACAAGGCGAAGTTCGACTACGGCCGCAACTTCGACGAGTGGTGGCAAAGGGATCTCTCCGCCATGGTGCTGCGGGATCGAAATCATCCCTCCATCATTTTCTGGAGTATCGGAAATGAGATCCCCGAAGTGCTGGTGGAGAGAGGGCCCGCGATCGCGAAACAACTGGCCGCGCAGGTGCGCTCGCTCGACAGCAGCCGTCCGGTGAGCCAGGCGTTTCCCACCAGCACGTCAGGTCAATTCCCGGACGCGGTGATCGCCAATTTGGATGTCACGGGTTACAACTACAACCTGGCGGCTCATCACGAGGAAGACCACAAGCGGCTGCCTGGACGGCTGATGATGACCACCGAGTCGTTCCCGGGCGCAGTGTTCACGGAGTGGAGCCTGGTGAAAGACCACCCCTACATCCTCGGCGAGTTTGTCTGGACCGCGATGGATTACCTGGGCGAATCGGGTATTGGGTCCTGGAGCTACGGGTCCCCTCAACTGGCGGCGATGGCGAGCAAGGCGATGGCCGGCATGCAGTCGATGGTGGACAAGATGTTCCTGGCGATGGCGAATGGTGTGGATATGTCGGCCTTGATGACACAGGGGGCGGCGCAGGGTGGCGAGTCGCCGCTGAGCAGCCTGTTTCCAGGCTTTCCATGGCATTCGGCACAGTGCGGGGATATTGACCTGATCGGGTATCGAAAGCCGCAGTCGTACTATCGCGACATTCTTTGGAATGGGGGCGATCGTGTGTATGCGACGGTGCGGCTGCCGGAACCGGAGGGCAAGAAGACTGTCGTCGCGGGCTGGGCGGTGTTTCCGACGCTGCCCAGTTGGACCTGGCCGGGCCAGGAAGGAAAGACGTTGCAGGTGGAAGTGTATTCCGGCGTGGAAAGAGTCCGCCTTTACCTGAACGACAAGCTGATTGGGGAGAAACCGACGGGGCGCGAACAGGAATTCAAAGCGATGTTCGATGTTCCCTATGCAGCGGGCACGTTGAAAGCCGTCGGCGTGCGAGGCGACCGTGCGGTGGCGGAGAGTGTTCTCAAGACGACGGGCCGGCCTACGCGTCTGAAGCTGACCGCGGACCGTCCGGCGGTGCAGGCGGATGGCCAGGATCTTGCGTTCGTCACCGTGGAAGCGGTGGATGCGGAGGGGCGCCTGGTGATGAGTGCCGATGCCGAGGCTCATTTTGCGATTGAGGGGCCAGGTATCATCGCGGCAGCCGGCAATGCGGACGGGCGGGATAGCGAATCGTACCAGAGCGCACAACGGAGACTGTTCCAGGGCCGCGCGCTGGTGGTGGTTCGCACATCGAAGCAAGGCGGCTCCATTCGACTCACGGCCACAGCGCCGGGGCTGTCAGAGGCGAATGTGACGATCCAGGCCAAGGGTGTGAGGACCCGGGTGGAGTTGCAGTGA
- a CDS encoding TetR/AcrR family transcriptional regulator produces MSVDPDKGPADRMNESPKRGSYRSHRVRQRQRILDAAEKLFDEQGIDRVTIADIVQGAGIRPSTLYEYFSNKDDIVWAIVADVFADWARLAKEEMDAAPTALDKITALFEFMAQGLTEGTSKIRFMAQFDAMYARQWSPERLLSLEAQVSPGGLAYFSSLVRQGIEDGTLRSDLDPELTMQAVINAVVGAQRRLASLGNRVEVEYGQPIDRLFRETIRILLLGMRAPGPPTQVHERNSPKAGQKKKRSL; encoded by the coding sequence ATGAGTGTCGACCCAGACAAAGGTCCGGCAGACCGTATGAACGAGTCCCCCAAACGCGGCTCTTACCGCTCTCACCGGGTCCGCCAGCGCCAGCGCATCCTGGATGCGGCGGAGAAGCTGTTCGATGAGCAGGGCATCGACCGCGTGACTATCGCCGATATTGTGCAAGGCGCCGGAATCCGCCCTTCCACGCTGTACGAGTACTTCTCCAACAAAGACGACATCGTGTGGGCGATCGTCGCGGACGTGTTTGCGGATTGGGCGAGGCTTGCCAAGGAAGAGATGGATGCCGCGCCTACGGCGCTGGATAAGATCACCGCCCTGTTCGAGTTCATGGCCCAGGGGCTCACAGAGGGTACTTCGAAGATCCGATTCATGGCTCAGTTCGATGCCATGTACGCCCGGCAATGGTCCCCGGAGCGCCTGCTGTCGCTGGAAGCACAGGTGAGTCCCGGGGGGCTTGCGTACTTCAGCAGCCTGGTCCGCCAGGGCATTGAAGATGGGACGCTCCGTTCCGACCTGGATCCGGAGCTCACGATGCAGGCGGTGATCAATGCCGTGGTCGGGGCACAACGGCGGCTGGCGTCCCTCGGCAACCGGGTGGAGGTGGAGTACGGTCAGCCGATCGACCGTTTGTTCCGCGAGACCATCCGGATTCTGCTTCTCGGTATGCGGGCTCCGGGTCCGCCAACTCAGGTTCACGAACGAAACAGTCCGAAGGCCGGACAGAAAAAGAAGAGGTCGTTGTGA
- a CDS encoding sigma 54-interacting transcriptional regulator, with translation MARKIPREQVNMAPTTSELAFHEAEPPTDCGTSLESDILRNIQAVAWTVTLDGRMDFINRFYLDASGLEFADCTAPPDRWNEDGSSLPPFLASLHPDHQERIRKLFWDGIRSGQGWTFEAPFLHVNDGRYHWHLDRAVPVRDRDGKIVRFVGTCADINELKQAEEKNLALLEMIAAISEHAPHRRPHVHSTDCSPAFDAVCQALNRVMTVDWAQLVMHKGNEFTVLSTKGSLELNHFEPEIKHEANSVGWVVENLQPLLRMNLQQEARYEDERQLASVGLRAYMIVPLPNAGRSMGVLRIASMNPRQYTLEDIKFLTEVAKQLSLAVETMVAYEEIASLKAKLEIENSYLQDEIRREHNFEEILGNSPELLKLLDRVESAAPTDANVLIIGETGSGKELIVRAIHSRSLRKNSPLVKVNCGAIPSGLVESELFGHVKGAFTSASERRIGRFELANNGTLFLDEVGELPLETQVKLLRVLQEQEFEPVGSSRTIKVNVRIIAATNRDLEKSVLSGGFRSDLYYRLNVIPLRVPALRDRKTDIPQIAMALLRQSAKRMGKSIESISRESMRLLVDYCWPGNVRELQNVIERGVVLSKGDILRLGSDLLPIEVSEASPESALTPETQVADSLEEIQRQHILQVLAKTGWVISGPSGAGAILDIHPNTLRSLMSRLGIRRALQTAP, from the coding sequence GTGGCGCGCAAGATCCCTCGCGAGCAGGTGAATATGGCGCCTACCACTAGCGAACTCGCTTTTCATGAGGCGGAACCGCCGACCGACTGCGGCACCAGCCTCGAATCTGACATCCTGCGGAATATTCAGGCTGTAGCTTGGACGGTAACATTGGACGGACGGATGGATTTTATCAACCGATTCTATCTGGATGCCTCCGGACTGGAATTTGCGGATTGTACGGCTCCTCCCGACCGCTGGAACGAAGACGGAAGCAGCCTCCCACCGTTTCTGGCGAGCCTCCACCCGGACCACCAGGAGCGAATCAGGAAACTTTTCTGGGATGGCATACGCTCCGGACAAGGGTGGACATTCGAAGCTCCTTTCCTTCACGTAAATGACGGCAGATATCACTGGCACCTGGACCGCGCCGTTCCCGTACGCGATCGCGACGGAAAGATTGTCCGTTTCGTTGGCACCTGCGCTGACATTAACGAGTTGAAGCAGGCGGAAGAAAAAAACCTCGCGTTGCTTGAAATGATCGCTGCGATATCCGAGCACGCGCCGCATCGCCGTCCCCACGTGCATTCCACTGATTGCAGCCCGGCATTCGATGCCGTATGCCAGGCCTTGAATAGAGTGATGACGGTTGACTGGGCTCAACTGGTAATGCACAAAGGGAACGAGTTCACGGTGCTGTCTACGAAAGGGTCACTGGAGCTCAATCACTTTGAACCTGAGATCAAGCACGAAGCGAACAGCGTTGGCTGGGTCGTCGAGAACCTCCAGCCCCTCCTTAGGATGAACCTTCAACAGGAAGCGCGGTATGAGGACGAACGCCAACTAGCCAGCGTCGGGTTGCGTGCCTACATGATCGTACCTCTGCCGAATGCAGGGCGGAGCATGGGAGTGCTAAGGATCGCCAGCATGAATCCTCGCCAGTACACTCTCGAGGACATTAAGTTTCTCACGGAAGTTGCCAAACAACTGTCGTTGGCCGTGGAGACCATGGTTGCATACGAGGAGATCGCGTCCTTGAAAGCAAAACTTGAGATAGAGAATTCTTACCTTCAGGATGAGATTCGGAGAGAGCATAACTTCGAAGAGATTCTCGGAAACAGTCCGGAACTCCTCAAACTCCTCGACCGGGTCGAATCCGCTGCCCCAACGGATGCGAATGTACTGATCATCGGGGAAACGGGGAGCGGCAAGGAGCTTATTGTACGTGCCATCCATAGCCGAAGCTTGCGCAAGAACAGCCCTCTGGTGAAGGTGAATTGTGGTGCCATTCCATCCGGCCTCGTTGAAAGTGAGCTTTTCGGGCACGTGAAGGGCGCGTTCACAAGCGCCTCCGAGCGCCGCATTGGCCGCTTCGAACTGGCCAATAACGGTACGTTGTTCCTGGATGAAGTGGGCGAACTACCGCTCGAAACACAGGTGAAATTGCTCCGCGTACTGCAGGAGCAAGAGTTTGAGCCCGTTGGCAGCAGCCGTACGATCAAGGTTAACGTCCGGATCATAGCTGCGACGAACCGTGATCTTGAGAAGTCCGTCCTATCGGGCGGGTTCCGATCTGATCTCTACTACCGCCTGAATGTCATTCCACTGCGAGTACCGGCATTGCGAGACCGCAAGACAGACATCCCTCAGATCGCGATGGCCTTGCTACGGCAATCCGCAAAGCGAATGGGGAAGTCGATTGAGTCGATCTCGCGGGAGAGTATGAGGTTGCTGGTGGACTATTGCTGGCCGGGGAACGTCCGCGAACTCCAGAACGTTATAGAGCGCGGCGTCGTTCTCTCGAAGGGCGATATTCTCAGGCTCGGATCAGATCTGCTGCCGATCGAGGTATCCGAGGCGTCTCCAGAATCAGCACTCACCCCTGAAACACAGGTCGCCGATTCACTGGAAGAAATCCAGCGCCAGCACATTCTCCAAGTGCTGGCGAAGACAGGCTGGGTAATCAGCGGACCCAGCGGCGCGGGGGCCATTCTCGACATTCATCCGAACACGCTGCGCAGTTTGATGAGCAGGCTTGGAATTCGCCGTGCGCTTCAAACCGCTCCGTAA